CGATATCGCGGCGCTGATCGAGGCGTTTCGCACCATCGAGCGGCCTTTCGTCATGCATTGCAAATCTGGCGCCGACCGCGCCGGGTTTGCCTCGGCGATCTACTTGATGGTCATCGAGGGCCGGCCCGTTTCCGAAGCGCGCAAGATGCTGGGTTTGCGATTCTTGCATGTCAAACGTTCGCGGACCGGCGTGCTGGACTACATCCTCGATCTCTACGAGGCGCGCCATGCTGAGACCGGCATCGGCTTTGAGGATTGGGTGCAGACGGAATACGACCACGCGCAGGTGCAGGCCGATTTCGAGGCGAATTTCAAACCCTGGTTCTGAGCCGCCCTAGCGCCGCGCCCCGATCCGGGTGGCCATATCCAGCATCCGGCAGCTGAACCCCCATTCATTGTCGTACCAGCCGAACACGCGCGTCAGACCGCCTTCGGCCACTGATGTCTCAAGCCCGCTCATGATGATCGATTCAGGCCGGGCGCGCAGGTCCGACGACACCAGCGGCCGCTCGGTCCAGCCAAAAACATTTGCGTGGGACCCCGTCTCCGACGCGGCCTGCAGCAACCTGTTGACCGCCTCCACGCTTGCCGCCTCGCGCAGCCGCACCGACAGGTCGATGCAGGAGACGCTGGCCGTCGGCACGCGGATCGCGCGCGCCTCGATCCGGCCCGCCAGATGCGGCAGGACCAGCGCCATCTGCCCATGCGCGCTGGTGGTCGTGGGCACCATCGACAGCGCCGCGGCGCGGCTGCGCTCCAGCGCGCCGCGCGGCTTGTCCACCGTAGGCTGGCTGCCGGTATAGCAATGCACCGTGGTCATCTGCCCTGACACAATGCCGAACGCCTCGTCCAAAAGACGCGCCAGCGGCGCCAGCGCGTTGGTGGTGCAGGAGGCGTTGGAAATGATGCTCTGATCCGCCAGATCACCTTCATTCGCACCCAGCACCAGCGTCACATCCGCCTCGGCAGACGGCCCCGAGACCAGAACGGCGCGCGCGCCCGCGGCGATGCCCCGCTCGGCCATGGCGCGCTTGCCGGCCATGCCTGTGCATTCCAGCACCAGATCCACGCCCGACAGGTCCAGCTCCCGCAAATCGGCGACCGAATGAAACGGCACGCGCCGCCCATCGAC
This portion of the Roseovarius nanhaiticus genome encodes:
- a CDS encoding type I glyceraldehyde-3-phosphate dehydrogenase; the protein is MQQPPVKIAVNGFGRIGRAILRILLAGRADVELVLINEIEPLATCAYLFEYDSVYGTWPGEVRAESGALVVDGRRVPFHSVADLRELDLSGVDLVLECTGMAGKRAMAERGIAAGARAVLVSGPSAEADVTLVLGANEGDLADQSIISNASCTTNALAPLARLLDEAFGIVSGQMTTVHCYTGSQPTVDKPRGALERSRAAALSMVPTTTSAHGQMALVLPHLAGRIEARAIRVPTASVSCIDLSVRLREAASVEAVNRLLQAASETGSHANVFGWTERPLVSSDLRARPESIIMSGLETSVAEGGLTRVFGWYDNEWGFSCRMLDMATRIGARR